The following proteins are encoded in a genomic region of Iodidimonas sp. SYSU 1G8:
- a CDS encoding aminotransferase, which yields MKQVNETIAALGTTIFTVMSALSVEHQAINLGQGFPDEDGPEDVRAAAARAVLDGPNQYPPMTGLPALRQAVADHGRRFHGLEVDWQSQVLITSGATEALTASLLALLRPGDEVVLIEPVYDSYLPIVRLAGATARMVRLRPPEWSLPEAELRAAFGPRTKLLVINSPMNPTGKVFSTAELALIAELLEEHDVYALCDEVYEHLVFSGHGHIPLMTLPGMAERTLRVGSAGKTFSLTGWKVGYLTGAPALIDAVAKAHQFITFTTPPSLQAGVAHGLRKDDEYFAGLAAAMARKRDRLSAGLAEVGFAVLPSEGTYFVTADFRGLWDQGDDFAFARMLVAGARVGCVPVGAFYPADPPTHLVRFCFCKRDEVLDEAIARMKAFF from the coding sequence ATGAAACAGGTCAACGAAACCATCGCTGCCTTGGGCACAACCATCTTCACCGTGATGTCGGCGCTGTCTGTCGAGCACCAGGCGATCAATCTGGGGCAGGGGTTTCCGGACGAAGATGGACCCGAGGACGTGCGGGCGGCGGCGGCGCGCGCCGTGCTGGACGGCCCCAACCAGTATCCGCCGATGACGGGTCTGCCGGCGCTGCGTCAGGCGGTCGCCGATCACGGCCGCCGGTTCCATGGCCTGGAGGTCGACTGGCAAAGTCAGGTCCTGATTACCTCCGGCGCCACCGAGGCACTGACCGCGAGTCTGCTGGCCCTCCTGCGTCCGGGCGACGAGGTGGTATTGATCGAACCTGTCTACGATTCGTATCTGCCGATCGTCCGGCTGGCGGGCGCGACGGCGCGCATGGTGCGGCTGCGACCGCCGGAATGGTCGCTGCCGGAGGCCGAGCTGCGCGCCGCATTCGGGCCTCGCACCAAGTTGCTGGTCATCAACAGCCCGATGAATCCGACGGGAAAGGTGTTCAGCACTGCCGAGCTGGCGTTGATCGCGGAATTGCTCGAGGAGCACGACGTCTACGCGCTTTGTGACGAGGTCTATGAGCATCTCGTGTTCTCCGGCCACGGCCATATCCCGTTGATGACATTGCCGGGAATGGCCGAGCGGACGCTTCGGGTCGGATCGGCTGGAAAGACCTTTTCCCTGACGGGCTGGAAGGTCGGCTACCTCACCGGGGCACCCGCGCTGATCGATGCCGTCGCCAAGGCGCATCAGTTCATCACCTTCACCACGCCGCCGAGTCTCCAGGCGGGTGTGGCCCACGGCCTGCGAAAGGACGATGAGTATTTCGCCGGACTGGCCGCGGCGATGGCGCGCAAAAGGGATCGGTTGAGCGCCGGACTCGCGGAAGTCGGCTTCGCCGTCCTCCCGTCGGAGGGGACCTATTTCGTGACCGCTGACTTCCGGGGGCTTTGGGACCAGGGCGACGATTTCGCCTTCGCGCGCATGCTGGTGGCGGGCGCGCGGGTTGGCTGCGTGCCGGTCGGGGCCTTCTATCCCGCCGATCCGCCGACCCATCTGGTCCGGTTCTGCTTCTGCAAGCGGGACGAGGTGCTCGATGAGGCGATCGCGCGCATGAAAGCATTCTTCTGA
- a CDS encoding P-II family nitrogen regulator: protein MKKIEAIIKPFKLDEVKEALHEVGLSGITVIEAKGFGRQKGHTELYRGAEYVVDFLPKVKIEVVLDDALVERAIEAIQQAAQTGRIGDGKIFVSNVEEAIRIRTGETGVDAI from the coding sequence ATGAAGAAGATTGAAGCGATCATAAAGCCGTTCAAGCTGGACGAAGTGAAGGAAGCCTTGCACGAGGTTGGCTTGAGCGGCATCACCGTCATCGAGGCCAAGGGCTTCGGGCGGCAGAAGGGCCACACCGAGCTGTATCGCGGCGCCGAGTACGTCGTCGATTTCCTGCCCAAGGTGAAGATCGAGGTCGTCCTGGACGACGCCCTGGTCGAACGGGCCATCGAAGCGATCCAGCAAGCGGCCCAGACCGGCCGCATCGGAGATGGCAAGATTTTCGTCTCCAACGTGGAGGAAGCCATCCGCATCCGCACCGGCGAGACCGGCGTCGACGCCATCTAA
- the glnA gene encoding type I glutamate--ammonia ligase: MSDVNALLKRIKDEEIEYVDLRFTDPRSKWHHLSMHKDVVDEDMFVEGVMFDGSSIAGWKAINESDMVLMPDVSSAVIDPFSATKQLIVICDILEPGSHEAYGRDPRGTAKAALNYLNSTGIGDAAYFGPEPEFFMFDNVQMDVGYNTAFYKFDDVESPHMAGAAIEGGNMGHRPRIKGGYFPASPVDSGHDIRAEMLGTMRAMGVPIEKHHHEVATSQHELGMKFGTLVTAADAVQIYKYVCSNVAHAYGKTVTFMPKPVALDNGSGMHVHQSIWKGGKPLFAGNGYADLSEECLYYIGGIIKHAKAINAFTNGTTNSYKRLVPGYEAPVLLAYSARNRSASCRIPYSPSPKGKRVEIRFPDPASNPYLGFAAMMMAGLDGIENKIHPGEPMDKDLYHLPPEELAAVPTVCGSLRQACEALDSDRDFLKKGGVFNDDQINGYLELKMEEALAWETAPHPIEYMMYYSA; encoded by the coding sequence ATGAGTGACGTGAACGCCCTGCTCAAGCGGATCAAGGACGAAGAGATCGAATATGTCGATCTGCGCTTCACCGACCCGCGCAGCAAATGGCACCATCTTTCCATGCACAAGGACGTCGTCGACGAGGACATGTTCGTCGAAGGCGTGATGTTCGACGGTTCCTCCATCGCCGGCTGGAAGGCGATCAACGAGTCGGACATGGTCCTGATGCCGGACGTGTCGAGCGCCGTCATCGACCCCTTCTCGGCCACCAAGCAGCTGATCGTGATCTGCGACATCCTGGAGCCGGGCAGCCATGAAGCCTATGGCCGCGACCCGCGCGGGACCGCCAAGGCGGCGCTCAACTACCTGAATTCGACCGGCATCGGCGACGCCGCCTATTTCGGCCCCGAGCCCGAATTCTTCATGTTCGACAACGTCCAGATGGACGTCGGCTACAACACGGCGTTCTACAAGTTCGACGACGTGGAAAGCCCGCACATGGCCGGCGCCGCCATCGAAGGCGGCAACATGGGTCATCGCCCGCGCATCAAGGGCGGCTACTTCCCCGCCAGCCCGGTCGATTCGGGCCATGACATCCGCGCCGAAATGCTCGGCACCATGCGCGCCATGGGCGTGCCGATCGAAAAGCACCACCACGAAGTGGCCACCTCGCAGCACGAACTGGGCATGAAGTTCGGCACTCTGGTGACCGCCGCCGACGCGGTGCAGATCTACAAGTATGTCTGCTCGAACGTCGCCCACGCCTATGGCAAGACCGTTACCTTCATGCCGAAGCCGGTCGCGCTGGACAACGGCTCGGGCATGCATGTGCATCAGTCGATCTGGAAGGGCGGCAAGCCGCTGTTCGCCGGTAATGGCTACGCTGACCTGTCGGAAGAGTGCCTGTACTACATCGGCGGCATCATCAAGCATGCCAAGGCGATCAACGCCTTCACCAACGGCACGACCAACAGCTACAAGCGTCTCGTCCCGGGTTATGAAGCCCCCGTGCTGCTGGCCTATTCGGCCCGCAACCGGTCGGCTTCGTGCCGCATCCCGTACTCGCCGAGCCCCAAGGGCAAGCGCGTCGAGATCCGCTTCCCCGATCCGGCCTCAAACCCCTATCTGGGTTTCGCCGCCATGATGATGGCCGGCCTCGACGGTATCGAGAACAAGATCCATCCGGGCGAGCCGATGGACAAGGATCTGTACCACCTGCCGCCGGAAGAACTGGCAGCCGTCCCCACCGTGTGCGGCAGCCTGCGCCAGGCCTGCGAGGCGCTGGACTCCGACCGCGACTTCCTCAAGAAGGGCGGCGTGTTCAACGACGACCAGATCAACGGCTATCTGGAACTGAAGATGGAAGAAGCGCTGGCGTGGGAAACCGCTCCGCACCCCATCGAATATATGATGTACTATTCCGCCTGA
- the parE gene encoding DNA topoisomerase IV subunit B yields the protein MSTKPDDDLFASSAATSDYSAKDIEVLEGLEPVRRRPGMYIGGTDEKAFHHLAAEVLDNSMDEAVAGHASRIEITLSEDGSLTIRDNGRGIPVDAHPKFKNVSALEVILTTLHSGGKFEGKAYETSGGLHGVGISVVNALSEWLLVEVARDKTLWRQTYSRGKPTSRLDNMGPVHNRRGTTIGFLPDSQIFGDALAFKPSRLYRLARSKAYLFRGVEIRWSCAASLLKGDDKTPEADTIHFPNGLLDFLNQEIEGADLVTPTPFAGTGELDGGGKVEWAIAWPTDRDGFFNSYCNTIPTVEGGTHESGLRNALVKGLKGYAELAGNRKAGQITAEDVLANIAATLSVFIREPLFQGQTKERLSSPEATRLVEAAVRDHFDHWLSGAPQVADTLLAYVLLRADERIRRKQEKETGRKSATRKLRLPGKLTDCSNAGTAGTELYIVEGDSAGGSAKMARDRANQAVLPLRGKILNVASAGQDKTAANQELKDLLQALGCGTDSHYREADLRYDKVIIMTDADVDGAHIATLLMTFFYRSMPQMIREGHLYLAQPPLYRLTHKGTTVYAQTDAEKDRLVREVFKGSDKVDVGRFKGLGEMRPDQLKSTTMDPKTRTLLRVKIPEGYIEREETSDLVERLMGKRPELRFEFIQKFASTVSDIDV from the coding sequence ATGAGCACCAAGCCCGACGACGATCTCTTCGCCTCCAGCGCCGCCACCAGCGACTACTCGGCCAAGGATATCGAAGTCCTCGAAGGGCTGGAGCCGGTGCGGCGCCGGCCAGGCATGTACATTGGCGGCACCGACGAAAAGGCCTTTCACCATCTGGCCGCCGAGGTGCTCGACAACTCCATGGACGAGGCCGTGGCGGGTCATGCCTCGCGGATCGAGATCACCCTCTCCGAGGACGGCAGCCTGACCATTCGCGACAATGGGCGCGGCATCCCGGTCGATGCCCATCCCAAGTTCAAGAATGTCTCTGCGCTCGAAGTGATCCTGACCACATTGCATTCGGGCGGAAAGTTCGAGGGCAAGGCTTATGAAACGTCGGGCGGCCTGCACGGCGTCGGCATTTCCGTCGTCAACGCTCTCTCCGAATGGCTCCTGGTCGAGGTCGCGCGCGACAAAACCCTGTGGCGTCAGACCTACTCCCGCGGCAAGCCGACATCCAGGCTGGACAATATGGGGCCGGTGCACAACCGGCGCGGCACGACCATCGGTTTCCTGCCGGATTCGCAGATCTTCGGCGACGCTCTGGCGTTCAAGCCCTCTCGGCTTTACCGCCTCGCCCGCTCCAAGGCCTACCTGTTCAGGGGCGTCGAAATTCGCTGGAGCTGCGCGGCGTCGCTGCTGAAGGGAGACGACAAGACTCCCGAAGCCGATACCATCCATTTTCCCAACGGCCTGCTCGACTTCCTCAACCAGGAGATCGAGGGCGCCGATCTGGTGACGCCGACCCCCTTCGCCGGCACCGGCGAACTGGACGGCGGCGGCAAGGTGGAATGGGCCATCGCCTGGCCGACGGACCGGGACGGTTTCTTCAATTCCTATTGCAACACCATTCCGACCGTCGAGGGCGGCACCCATGAATCCGGCCTGCGCAACGCGCTGGTGAAGGGTCTTAAGGGCTACGCCGAACTGGCCGGCAACCGCAAGGCGGGCCAGATCACGGCCGAGGACGTGCTCGCCAATATCGCCGCGACCCTCTCGGTCTTCATCCGCGAGCCGCTGTTCCAGGGCCAGACCAAGGAACGCCTGTCGAGCCCCGAGGCCACGCGTCTCGTGGAAGCTGCGGTGCGCGACCATTTCGATCACTGGCTGTCAGGCGCGCCCCAGGTCGCCGACACCTTGCTCGCCTACGTGCTGCTGCGCGCCGACGAGCGGATCCGGCGCAAGCAGGAAAAGGAAACCGGCCGCAAGAGCGCCACGCGCAAGCTTCGCCTGCCAGGCAAGCTCACCGATTGCTCCAATGCGGGCACGGCCGGCACCGAGCTCTACATCGTCGAAGGCGACTCGGCTGGCGGCTCGGCCAAGATGGCCCGCGACCGCGCCAACCAGGCCGTGCTGCCGCTGCGGGGCAAGATTCTCAACGTGGCGAGCGCCGGACAGGACAAGACCGCGGCCAACCAGGAACTCAAGGACCTGCTGCAGGCGCTTGGCTGCGGTACCGACAGCCACTACCGCGAGGCAGATCTGCGCTACGACAAGGTCATCATCATGACCGACGCCGACGTGGACGGCGCCCATATCGCGACCCTGCTGATGACCTTCTTCTATCGCTCCATGCCGCAGATGATCCGGGAGGGCCATCTTTATCTCGCCCAGCCGCCGCTCTACCGGCTGACCCACAAGGGAACCACGGTCTATGCCCAGACCGACGCCGAGAAGGACCGGCTGGTGCGCGAAGTATTCAAGGGTAGCGACAAGGTGGATGTCGGGCGCTTCAAGGGTCTGGGAGAAATGCGGCCGGATCAGCTCAAATCCACCACAATGGATCCCAAGACCCGGACGCTGTTGCGGGTGAAGATTCCCGAAGGCTACATCGAACGGGAAGAAACTTCTGATCTGGTGGAACGCCTGATGGGCAAACGACCCGAGCTGAGGTTCGAATTCATTCAGAAATTCGCCTCTACTGTCAGCGATATTGACGTATAA
- a CDS encoding DEAD/DEAH box helicase — MNFEYLGLAPETLRAVEEAGYTTPTPIQAQAIPVVLQGRDVLGIAQTGTGKTASFTLPMIDILSQGRARARMPRSLILEPTRELAAQVAENFEIYGKYHKLNMALLIGGVSFDDQERKLDRGVDVLIATPGRLLDHFGRGKLMMNGVDILVIDEADRMLDMGFIPDVERICSLITKKHQTLFFSATMPREIQNLVSKFLTDPKRIEVAPPSSTGANIEQFLVPLNTSEAGAKRAKLRDLLRGEDVKNAIVFCNRKRDVDVVYRSLKKHGFNAAALHGDLDQGSRMEVLESFKSGSVQLLVASDVAARGLDIPSMSHVFNYDVPSHAEDYIHRIGRTGRAGRSGRTFMLSTPADAKWLRNVQSLIGKPIGILGNDTATAIVNDAAPDAEKFRAEAGDEKRGKRRRRRGKGDRGTAAAAPEIAEAPIEQPETIEQQPVQQQATRMDETRRNKDQHRGDDRRRDDRRPDRDRRQSRDGRGERRYREDDFEPVLGLGDHVPEFLLRTFTIAPIGLDEDEEETDFLDADGDADDGLVPEVVEAIARAEPDAAAPDAAPAPTAKPKRKRKRKSGKPAAAAVDVSIEIDALTDAAAPQLIVETAAPEPVSAPEPIMETAPLVEAEPVAEAGPAAEIEPAEAKPKRARKPAARKAKPAEPAPVVAADPQVDAEKPAAKPKRTRKPAVKADAAIPETSAADTAPAEAEAPAKPKRVRKPAAKKAAPAEAAPEANAADAVAEAKPKAKRKAPAKPRAPRKSPADAS, encoded by the coding sequence GTGAACTTCGAATATCTAGGATTGGCCCCGGAAACCCTGCGGGCTGTTGAAGAAGCTGGCTACACGACGCCAACGCCGATCCAGGCGCAGGCGATCCCTGTCGTATTGCAAGGGCGCGACGTTCTCGGCATCGCCCAAACCGGCACCGGCAAGACCGCCAGCTTCACCCTGCCGATGATCGACATTCTGTCGCAAGGCCGCGCCCGGGCACGCATGCCGCGCTCGCTCATCCTCGAGCCGACCCGCGAACTCGCGGCCCAGGTCGCCGAGAATTTCGAGATCTACGGCAAGTATCACAAGCTCAACATGGCGCTGCTGATCGGCGGCGTGAGCTTTGACGATCAGGAGCGCAAGCTCGACCGCGGCGTCGACGTGCTGATCGCGACCCCGGGCCGGCTGCTCGACCATTTCGGTCGCGGCAAGCTGATGATGAACGGCGTCGACATCCTGGTGATCGACGAAGCCGACCGGATGCTGGACATGGGGTTCATTCCCGACGTCGAGCGTATCTGCTCGCTGATCACCAAGAAGCACCAGACCCTGTTCTTCTCGGCGACCATGCCGCGCGAGATTCAGAATCTGGTGTCCAAGTTCCTGACCGATCCCAAGCGGATCGAGGTCGCGCCGCCCTCCTCCACCGGCGCCAATATCGAACAGTTCCTCGTGCCGCTGAACACCAGCGAGGCGGGCGCCAAGCGCGCCAAGCTCCGCGACCTGCTGCGCGGCGAGGACGTCAAGAACGCCATCGTCTTCTGCAACCGCAAGCGCGACGTCGACGTCGTCTACCGGTCGCTCAAGAAGCACGGCTTCAACGCCGCCGCGCTGCATGGTGATCTGGACCAGGGCTCGCGCATGGAAGTACTGGAAAGCTTCAAGTCCGGTTCCGTGCAGCTGCTGGTCGCGAGCGATGTCGCCGCGCGCGGTCTCGATATTCCTTCCATGTCGCACGTGTTCAATTACGACGTGCCGTCCCATGCCGAGGACTACATCCACCGCATCGGCCGTACCGGACGTGCCGGTCGCAGCGGCCGCACCTTCATGCTCTCCACACCAGCGGATGCGAAGTGGCTGCGCAATGTCCAGAGCCTGATCGGCAAGCCGATCGGCATTCTGGGCAACGACACCGCCACCGCCATCGTCAACGACGCCGCACCGGACGCGGAAAAGTTTCGCGCCGAGGCCGGTGACGAGAAACGCGGCAAGCGCCGCCGCCGTCGCGGCAAGGGTGACCGCGGCACCGCCGCCGCCGCGCCTGAAATCGCAGAGGCTCCCATCGAACAACCCGAGACCATCGAGCAGCAACCCGTGCAACAACAGGCCACCCGCATGGACGAGACGCGGCGTAACAAGGACCAGCATCGCGGTGATGACCGTCGGCGCGACGACCGCCGCCCCGATCGCGATCGTCGCCAGAGCCGCGACGGCCGCGGCGAGCGCCGTTATCGCGAGGATGATTTCGAGCCCGTGCTCGGCCTGGGCGACCATGTGCCCGAGTTCCTGCTCCGTACCTTCACCATCGCGCCGATCGGCCTGGATGAAGACGAGGAAGAAACGGATTTCCTCGATGCCGATGGCGATGCCGATGATGGCCTGGTGCCCGAAGTCGTGGAGGCCATCGCCAGGGCGGAACCGGACGCAGCAGCGCCTGATGCCGCCCCTGCCCCGACCGCCAAGCCCAAGCGCAAGCGTAAGCGCAAGTCGGGCAAACCCGCCGCTGCCGCCGTGGATGTTTCCATCGAGATCGACGCCCTCACGGACGCCGCCGCGCCTCAGCTGATCGTCGAAACGGCCGCACCGGAGCCCGTCAGCGCGCCCGAACCGATTATGGAAACCGCGCCGTTGGTGGAAGCCGAGCCGGTCGCCGAAGCCGGGCCAGCCGCCGAAATTGAGCCGGCCGAAGCCAAGCCCAAGCGCGCCCGCAAGCCCGCCGCCAGGAAAGCCAAACCGGCGGAACCCGCGCCGGTCGTCGCGGCGGACCCACAAGTGGATGCGGAGAAACCTGCCGCCAAGCCGAAGCGCACGCGTAAGCCTGCGGTAAAGGCGGACGCCGCCATCCCAGAGACGTCCGCGGCCGACACGGCGCCAGCCGAAGC